Proteins from a single region of Bos javanicus breed banteng chromosome 25, ARS-OSU_banteng_1.0, whole genome shotgun sequence:
- the MPV17L gene encoding mpv17-like protein, giving the protein MVSWWQALTRAAGRYPWPANVLLYAGFFSGGDALQQVLRGGPADWQHTRHVATVAVAFHANLNYVWLSLLERALPGRAPRTILAKVLCDQALGGPVYVSTFYAGMSILEGKDDIFLDMRQKFWNTYKSGLMYWPFVQLINFSLIPIRWRTAYTGLCGFLWATFLCFSQQEGDGTFKSAFTFRRIKGTNEVEKPSEK; this is encoded by the exons ATGGTGAGCTGGTGGCAGGCACTCACGCGCGCCGCCGGGCGTTACCCTTGGCCAGCGAACGTACTGCTTTACGCCGGGTTCTTCTCGGGCGGCGACGCGCTGCAGCAGGTGCTGCGGGGCGGCCCGGCCGACTGGCAACATACGCGGCACGTGGCTACCGTGGCCGTGGCCTTCCACGCGAACTTAAACTATGTGTGGCTGAGCCTGCTGGAGCGCGCGCTGCCTGGGCGCGCGCCGCGAACCATCCTGGCCAAGGTGCTGTGCGACCAGGCTCTGGGCGGGCCGGTGTACGTCTCTACCTTCTACGCGG GTATGAGTATTCTCGAAGGAAAGGATGACATATTTCTGGACATGAGACAGAAATTCTGGAATACGTATAAG AGTGGTCTGATGTACTGGCCTTTTGTACAG CTGATCAACTTCAGCCTCATTCCCATTCGCTGGCGAACAGCTTACACTGGACTCTGTGGTTTTCTGTGGGCCACCTTCCTCTGTTTTTCTCAACAGGAAGGTGATGGCACCTTCAAATCAGCTTTTACTTTCCGTCGTATCAAGGGGACAAATGAAGTTGAAAAGCCCTCAGAGAAATGA